The Streptomyces phaeolivaceus genome has a window encoding:
- a CDS encoding ThuA domain-containing protein, with amino-acid sequence MPTNRRLLTALAGAALLIGGVSGPAVSDEAGGSGSHGDHGDERRVLVFSKTAGFRHDSIPEGVTAVRELGAAHGFAVDATEDAGAFTARNLGRYDAVVFLSTTGDVLNTAQQGAFERYIKRGGAYVGVHAAADTEYDWAFYGGLAGAYFQSHPAIQSATVEVEDHAHPATAGLGATWNRTDEWYNYRSNPRERAHVLASLDESSYSGGTMNGDHPIAWCQDYQGGRAFYTGGGHTKESFAEPAFRQHLLGGIRWAIGEDRADCRPENGYRRLFDGTAASLAPWRQAGPGSFTLSDDGTITSAGGMGMLWYAGQSFGSYSLKLDWRMSGASGDDNSGVFVGFPPSDDPWSAVNNGYEVQIDATDVPERTTGSVYGFRSADIGRRDRALNPPGEWNTYEIRVEGERLRVWLNGVRINDFTNTDPVRSLRDGHFGIQNHGADDQVSFRDIRIKELPARAADRADRPPGD; translated from the coding sequence ATGCCGACGAACCGACGACTGCTGACCGCGCTGGCCGGCGCCGCGCTGCTGATCGGAGGCGTGTCGGGACCGGCCGTGTCCGATGAGGCGGGCGGCTCCGGGAGTCACGGGGACCATGGGGACGAGCGCCGGGTGCTGGTGTTCTCCAAGACCGCCGGGTTCCGCCACGACTCGATCCCCGAGGGCGTCACGGCCGTACGGGAACTGGGCGCCGCCCACGGCTTCGCGGTCGACGCCACGGAGGACGCCGGCGCCTTCACCGCCCGCAACCTCGGGCGCTACGACGCCGTGGTCTTCCTCTCCACGACCGGTGACGTCCTGAACACGGCCCAACAGGGCGCGTTCGAGCGGTACATCAAGCGCGGCGGCGCGTACGTCGGTGTCCACGCCGCCGCCGACACCGAGTACGACTGGGCCTTCTACGGCGGGCTCGCGGGCGCGTACTTCCAGTCGCACCCCGCGATCCAGTCCGCGACGGTCGAAGTCGAGGACCACGCCCACCCGGCCACCGCCGGACTGGGCGCGACCTGGAACCGCACGGACGAGTGGTACAACTACCGCTCCAACCCCCGTGAACGGGCCCATGTCCTCGCCTCGCTCGACGAGTCGTCGTACAGCGGCGGCACCATGAACGGCGACCATCCGATCGCCTGGTGCCAGGACTACCAGGGCGGCCGTGCCTTCTACACCGGCGGCGGCCACACCAAGGAGTCCTTCGCCGAACCCGCCTTCCGGCAGCACCTGCTGGGTGGCATCCGGTGGGCGATCGGCGAGGACCGGGCCGACTGCCGGCCGGAGAACGGCTACCGGCGGCTGTTCGACGGCACCGCCGCCTCGCTCGCGCCGTGGCGGCAGGCCGGTCCGGGCTCCTTCACCCTGTCCGACGACGGCACGATCACGTCGGCGGGCGGGATGGGGATGCTCTGGTACGCCGGGCAGAGCTTCGGGTCGTACTCCCTGAAGCTCGACTGGAGGATGTCCGGTGCCTCCGGGGACGACAACTCCGGTGTGTTCGTGGGGTTCCCGCCCTCCGACGACCCCTGGTCGGCCGTGAACAACGGCTACGAGGTCCAGATCGACGCCACCGACGTACCCGAGCGCACCACCGGGTCCGTCTACGGCTTCCGGTCCGCCGACATCGGCAGGCGCGACCGCGCGCTGAACCCGCCGGGGGAGTGGAACACGTACGAGATCCGCGTGGAGGGCGAGCGCCTCCGCGTCTGGCTCAACGGCGTGCGGATCAACGACTTCACCAACACCGATCCGGTACGGAGCCTGCGCGACGGTCACTTCGGCATCCAGAACCACGGGGCCGACGACCAGGTGTCCTTCCGTGACATCCGGATCAAGGAACTGCCCGCGCGGGCCGCCGACCGGGCGGACCGGCCCCCGGGCGACTGA
- a CDS encoding sugar phosphate isomerase/epimerase family protein encodes MPRDFTLFTGQWADLPLEEVCRLARDFGYDGLELACWGDHFEVDKALADPSYLDSRHQLLEKYGLKCWAVSNHLVGQAVCDAIIDERHRAILPARIWADGEPEGVRRRAAAEMADTARAAAAFGVDTVIGFTGSAIWHLVAMFPPAPESMIERGYDDFATRWNPILDVFDAQGVRFAHEVHPSEIAYDYWTTQRALEAVDHRPAFGLNFDPSHFVWQDLDPVGFLWDFRDRIYHVDCKEARKRLDGRNGRLGSHLPWGDPRRGWDFVSAGHGDVPWEDVFRMLRSIDYRGPISVEWEDAGMDRLQGAPEALTHLKAYDFDPPSASFDAAFGGND; translated from the coding sequence ATGCCGCGCGACTTCACGCTCTTCACCGGCCAGTGGGCGGACCTCCCCCTCGAAGAGGTCTGCCGCCTCGCCCGCGACTTCGGCTACGACGGTCTCGAACTCGCCTGCTGGGGCGACCACTTCGAGGTCGACAAGGCCCTCGCCGACCCGTCGTATCTGGACTCCCGCCATCAACTCCTGGAGAAGTACGGCCTGAAGTGCTGGGCCGTCTCCAACCACCTTGTGGGGCAGGCCGTCTGCGACGCCATCATCGACGAGCGCCACCGGGCCATCCTGCCCGCCCGGATCTGGGCCGACGGCGAGCCCGAGGGCGTACGTCGGCGGGCCGCCGCCGAGATGGCCGACACCGCGCGGGCCGCCGCCGCCTTCGGCGTGGACACCGTCATCGGCTTCACCGGCTCCGCCATCTGGCATCTGGTCGCCATGTTCCCGCCCGCCCCCGAGTCGATGATCGAACGCGGCTACGACGACTTCGCGACGCGCTGGAACCCGATCCTCGACGTCTTCGACGCGCAGGGCGTGCGGTTCGCCCACGAGGTCCACCCCAGCGAGATCGCCTACGACTACTGGACGACTCAGCGCGCCCTGGAGGCGGTCGACCACCGCCCGGCCTTCGGCCTCAACTTCGACCCCTCGCACTTCGTGTGGCAGGACCTCGACCCGGTCGGCTTCCTGTGGGACTTCCGCGACCGGATCTACCACGTCGACTGCAAGGAGGCCCGCAAGCGCCTCGACGGCCGCAACGGCCGCCTCGGCTCCCATCTGCCGTGGGGTGACCCGCGCCGGGGCTGGGACTTCGTGTCGGCCGGCCACGGCGACGTCCCCTGGGAGGACGTCTTCCGGATGCTCCGCTCGATCGACTACCGGGGCCCCATCTCCGTCGAGTGGGAGGACGCCGGGATGGACCGGCTCCAGGGCGCCCCCGAGGCCCTGACCCACCTCAAGGCGTACGACTTCGACCCGCCGTCGGCCTCGTTCGACGCGGCGTTCGGCGGCAACGACTAG
- a CDS encoding PQQ-dependent sugar dehydrogenase — MHPYDDNRRPTRTTSPFRRRGLRGPIALLSGLLLAGASLSLTAPAAGAADTEPRTAAPAAAAEDFQQVTLAKGEPEVGEPMSLAVLPDRSVLHTSRDGELRLTDAAGNTRLAGKLDVYSHDEEGLQGIGVDPAFADNRFIYLYYAPPLDTPAGDAPETGTAADFAPFDGVNRLSRFVLKTDGTLDAASETKILDVPASRGICCHVGGDIDFDAAGNLYLSTGDDSNPFQSDGFTPIDERSNRNPAFDAQRTSGNTNDLRGKILRIKVNTDGSYAVPDGNLFAPGTDRTRPEIYAMGFRNPFRFSVDKKTGVLYVGEYGPDAGAANPSRGPAGQVEFARVTKPGNFGWPYCTGKNDAYVDHDFATGTSGAAFDCAAPKNTSPNNTGLTDLPPAEPAWIPYNGASVPEFGDGSESPMGGPVYHYDAALDSPVKFPEEYDGDFFAGEFGRRWIKRITSDTDGTVQSINNVPWTGTQVMDMAFGPDGALYVLDYGVSWFGGDEHSALYRIENATDGHSPVAAASADRTSGQAKLRVRFSSEGTSDQDGDALTYSWDFGDGATSTAADPKHRYKENGTYTATVTAKDTTGRTGSASVRIVVGNTAPEVELKLPEDGQLFAFGDAVPFKVKVSDPEDGRPIDCAKVKVTFVLGHDSHGHPVTSANGCTGTIQTSADGGHDENANIFGVFDAEYTDGGGGGQAPLTTHDQNVVQPTHRQAEHYGDSSGVVVQSKATAHGGKTVGDISDGDWISFEPYVLSDATKITARVSSGGAGGKLEVRAGSATGRVLGSATVPVTGGWDTFQDVTANLSKAPRGTTTLYLVFKGSGSGGLFDVDDFTFTKR, encoded by the coding sequence GTGCACCCGTACGACGACAACAGACGCCCCACCCGCACCACCAGCCCCTTCAGACGCCGCGGACTACGCGGGCCGATCGCCCTGCTGAGCGGTCTGCTGCTCGCGGGCGCCTCGCTCTCCCTCACCGCGCCGGCGGCGGGGGCGGCGGACACCGAACCGAGGACCGCGGCCCCCGCCGCCGCGGCCGAGGACTTCCAGCAGGTCACCCTCGCCAAGGGCGAACCGGAGGTCGGCGAGCCCATGTCGCTCGCCGTCCTCCCGGACCGCTCGGTCCTGCACACCTCGCGCGACGGCGAACTGCGCCTCACCGACGCGGCGGGCAACACCAGGCTCGCGGGCAAGCTCGACGTGTACAGCCACGACGAGGAGGGCCTCCAGGGCATCGGCGTCGACCCGGCCTTCGCCGACAACCGTTTCATCTACCTGTACTACGCGCCCCCGCTGGACACCCCGGCCGGTGACGCCCCCGAGACCGGCACGGCCGCCGACTTCGCGCCCTTCGACGGCGTCAACCGGCTCTCCCGCTTCGTCCTGAAGACCGACGGCACCCTCGACGCCGCCAGCGAGACGAAGATCCTCGACGTCCCGGCCTCCCGGGGCATCTGCTGCCACGTCGGCGGCGACATCGACTTCGACGCGGCGGGCAACCTGTATCTGTCGACGGGCGACGACAGCAACCCGTTCCAGTCGGACGGCTTCACCCCCATCGACGAGCGGTCCAACCGCAACCCGGCCTTCGACGCCCAGCGCACCTCCGGCAACACCAACGACCTGCGCGGCAAGATCCTGCGCATCAAGGTGAACACGGACGGCTCGTACGCGGTCCCCGACGGCAACCTCTTCGCGCCCGGCACGGACAGGACGCGCCCCGAGATCTACGCGATGGGCTTCCGCAACCCGTTCCGCTTCAGCGTCGACAAGAAGACCGGCGTCCTCTACGTCGGCGAGTACGGCCCCGACGCCGGCGCCGCCAACCCCTCGCGCGGCCCGGCCGGACAGGTCGAGTTCGCCCGCGTGACCAAGCCGGGCAACTTCGGCTGGCCGTACTGCACCGGCAAGAACGACGCCTACGTCGACCACGACTTCGCCACCGGCACCTCGGGCGCCGCCTTCGACTGCGCGGCCCCGAAGAACACCTCACCGAACAACACCGGCCTCACCGACCTGCCGCCCGCCGAGCCCGCGTGGATCCCCTACAACGGCGCGTCCGTACCGGAGTTCGGCGACGGCTCCGAGTCCCCGATGGGCGGCCCGGTCTACCACTACGACGCCGCGCTCGACTCCCCGGTGAAGTTCCCGGAGGAGTACGACGGCGACTTCTTCGCCGGTGAGTTCGGCCGCCGCTGGATCAAGCGCATCACCAGCGACACCGACGGCACCGTCCAGTCGATCAACAACGTCCCGTGGACCGGCACCCAGGTCATGGACATGGCCTTCGGCCCGGACGGCGCGCTGTACGTCCTCGACTACGGCGTCTCCTGGTTCGGCGGCGACGAACACTCCGCCCTGTACCGCATCGAGAACGCCACCGACGGCCACTCCCCGGTCGCCGCCGCCTCCGCCGACCGCACCTCCGGCCAGGCGAAACTGAGGGTCCGCTTCTCCTCCGAGGGCACCAGCGACCAGGACGGCGACGCCCTCACCTACAGCTGGGACTTCGGCGACGGCGCCACCTCCACGGCCGCCGACCCCAAGCACAGGTACAAGGAGAACGGCACCTACACCGCGACCGTGACGGCCAAGGACACCACGGGCCGCACCGGCAGCGCGAGCGTGCGGATCGTCGTCGGCAACACCGCGCCCGAGGTCGAGCTGAAACTCCCGGAGGACGGACAGCTGTTCGCCTTCGGTGACGCCGTACCGTTCAAGGTGAAGGTCAGCGACCCGGAGGACGGCCGTCCCATCGACTGCGCCAAGGTCAAGGTCACCTTCGTCCTCGGCCACGACAGCCACGGCCACCCGGTGACCTCCGCCAACGGCTGCACCGGCACCATCCAGACCAGCGCCGACGGCGGCCACGACGAGAACGCCAACATCTTCGGGGTGTTCGACGCCGAGTACACCGACGGCGGAGGCGGCGGCCAGGCCCCGCTGACCACCCACGACCAGAACGTCGTCCAGCCCACCCACCGCCAGGCCGAGCACTACGGTGACTCGTCCGGCGTCGTCGTCCAGTCGAAGGCCACGGCCCACGGCGGCAAGACCGTCGGTGACATCTCCGACGGCGACTGGATCTCCTTCGAGCCGTACGTCCTGTCCGACGCCACGAAGATCACCGCACGGGTCTCCTCCGGGGGTGCCGGCGGCAAGCTGGAGGTCCGCGCGGGCTCCGCGACCGGCCGGGTCCTCGGCAGCGCGACCGTGCCGGTGACCGGCGGCTGGGACACCTTCCAGGACGTCACCGCCAACCTGTCCAAGGCCCCGCGCGGCACCACCACGCTCTACCTGGTGTTCAAGGGGAGCGGCTCCGGCGGCCTGTTCGACGTGGACGACTTCACCTTCACGAAGCGGTGA
- a CDS encoding Gfo/Idh/MocA family protein has translation MGQPQQPDQAEAEESGSAGPHSGTWPAGLAGGPGKPSLRVGMVGYAFMGAAHSQGWRTAGRVFDLPLSPVLAAVCGRDGDAVRAMADRHGWAATETDWRALIARDDIDLVDICTPGDSHAEIALAALAAGKHVLCEKPLANTVAEAEAMTEAAEEAYGRGRLAMVGFNYRRVPATALARRMVAEGRLGALRHVRVTYLQDWLVDPEFPLTWRLRKESAGSGALGDLGAHIVDLAQYLAGEPVVGVSALMETFVRERPLPAGVSSGPASAGGTAGRGAVTVDDTALFTGRFASGAVASFEATRFATGRKNALRIELNGERGSLAFDLERLNELSFHDHTEPGTHAGFRRILVTEPDHPYLDAWWPPGHGLGYEHTFVHQARDLVHAVAAGTRPEPSFADGLQVQRVLAAVEESAEKNSVYTPTHTPTTV, from the coding sequence ATGGGACAGCCGCAGCAGCCCGACCAGGCCGAGGCGGAGGAGTCAGGATCCGCGGGGCCGCACTCCGGGACGTGGCCCGCCGGGCTCGCCGGAGGGCCGGGGAAGCCGTCGTTGCGGGTCGGGATGGTCGGCTACGCCTTCATGGGCGCCGCGCACTCACAGGGGTGGCGGACCGCCGGGCGGGTGTTCGATCTGCCGCTCAGCCCGGTGCTCGCCGCCGTGTGCGGCCGGGACGGGGACGCGGTGCGGGCCATGGCGGACCGGCACGGGTGGGCGGCGACGGAGACCGACTGGCGGGCCCTGATCGCCCGGGACGACATCGATCTCGTCGACATCTGCACCCCCGGCGACAGCCACGCCGAGATCGCGCTCGCCGCGCTCGCCGCGGGCAAGCACGTCCTCTGCGAGAAGCCCCTCGCCAACACGGTCGCGGAGGCCGAGGCGATGACGGAGGCGGCCGAAGAGGCGTACGGGCGAGGCAGGTTGGCGATGGTCGGCTTCAACTACCGGCGCGTCCCCGCCACCGCGCTCGCCCGTCGCATGGTCGCCGAGGGGCGGCTCGGTGCCCTGCGGCACGTGCGGGTGACGTACCTTCAGGACTGGCTCGTGGACCCGGAGTTCCCCCTCACCTGGCGGCTGCGCAAGGAGTCCGCGGGGTCCGGCGCGCTCGGCGACCTGGGCGCCCACATCGTCGACCTCGCGCAGTATCTGGCGGGCGAGCCGGTGGTCGGGGTGTCCGCGCTGATGGAGACCTTCGTACGCGAACGGCCGCTGCCCGCCGGGGTGTCCAGCGGCCCGGCGTCCGCCGGTGGCACCGCCGGGCGCGGCGCGGTCACCGTCGACGACACGGCTCTGTTCACCGGCCGGTTCGCCTCCGGCGCCGTCGCCTCCTTCGAGGCCACCCGCTTCGCCACCGGCCGCAAGAACGCCCTTCGCATCGAACTCAACGGTGAGCGCGGCTCGTTGGCGTTCGACCTGGAACGCCTCAACGAACTCTCCTTCCACGACCACACCGAACCCGGTACCCACGCCGGCTTCCGCCGCATCCTCGTCACCGAGCCCGACCACCCCTACCTCGACGCCTGGTGGCCGCCGGGCCACGGCCTCGGCTACGAGCACACCTTCGTCCACCAGGCCCGCGACCTGGTCCACGCCGTCGCGGCGGGGACCAGGCCCGAACCGTCCTTCGCCGACGGACTCCAGGTGCAGCGGGTGCTCGCGGCGGTCGAGGAGAGCGCCGAGAAGAACTCCGTGTACACCCCGACCCACACCCCCACGACGGTCTGA
- a CDS encoding inositol-3-phosphate synthase: MSVPVPVSVSTAVSDSPPGVGVWLIGARGSVATTVVAGRAALTAGLHTPTGMVTETALFTGTGLPPLSSLVFGGHDTVDCPLPKRAEALAAGGVLPHGLPTAVAAELAAAEREIRPGGPLPGDTRGPDELISAFATDIDDFVRRRGLTRAVVVNVASTEPAPTGSRPERLAPPGAALPPSSLYAAAALRAGCPYVNFTPSTGLHHPALAALAATSGLPYAGRDGKTGQTLLRSVLGPMFAQRALTVRAWSGTNLLGGGDGAALADPAAAAAKNAGKERVLTDSLGATPEGETHIDDVPALGDWKTAWDHIAFDGFLGTRMVLQTTWQGCDSTLAAPLVLDLARLLARAHEASLSGPLPDLAFYFKDPLGDAPTALGEQYAKLAGFAERLRGHGVGGPEPREETR; the protein is encoded by the coding sequence ATGTCGGTACCCGTGCCGGTGTCCGTGTCCACGGCCGTGTCCGATTCCCCGCCGGGCGTCGGCGTCTGGCTGATCGGAGCGCGCGGGTCCGTCGCGACCACCGTCGTCGCGGGCCGCGCGGCCCTCACGGCGGGCCTGCACACCCCGACGGGCATGGTCACCGAGACCGCGCTCTTCACCGGCACGGGCCTCCCCCCGCTCTCCTCCCTCGTCTTCGGCGGCCACGACACGGTGGACTGCCCCCTGCCCAAACGCGCCGAGGCCCTGGCCGCCGGCGGTGTCCTGCCGCACGGCCTCCCCACGGCCGTCGCCGCCGAACTGGCCGCCGCCGAACGGGAGATCAGGCCCGGAGGCCCTCTCCCGGGCGACACCCGAGGCCCCGACGAACTGATCTCCGCCTTCGCCACCGACATCGACGACTTCGTACGACGCCGGGGGCTGACCCGGGCCGTGGTGGTGAACGTCGCGTCCACGGAACCCGCGCCCACCGGGAGCCGGCCGGAGCGCCTCGCGCCGCCGGGCGCCGCCCTGCCGCCCAGCTCCCTGTACGCGGCGGCTGCCCTGCGCGCGGGCTGCCCGTATGTGAACTTCACCCCTTCCACCGGCCTGCACCACCCGGCCCTCGCCGCCCTCGCCGCCACCTCCGGACTCCCGTACGCGGGCCGCGACGGCAAGACCGGGCAGACCCTGCTCCGGTCGGTGCTGGGCCCGATGTTCGCGCAGCGGGCGCTGACCGTCCGCGCCTGGTCCGGCACCAATCTGCTCGGCGGGGGCGACGGCGCAGCCCTCGCCGACCCGGCCGCCGCCGCCGCCAAGAACGCCGGCAAGGAACGTGTCCTGACCGACAGCCTGGGCGCCACCCCCGAGGGCGAGACCCATATCGACGACGTCCCCGCCCTCGGCGACTGGAAGACCGCCTGGGACCACATCGCCTTCGACGGCTTCCTCGGCACGCGGATGGTCCTCCAGACCACCTGGCAGGGCTGCGACTCCACGCTCGCCGCACCCCTGGTCCTGGACCTCGCCCGCCTCCTCGCCCGCGCCCACGAAGCGTCCCTCTCCGGCCCCCTGCCCGACCTGGCCTTCTACTTCAAGGACCCGCTGGGGGACGCTCCGACGGCACTGGGCGAGCAGTA